From a region of the Streptomyces tirandamycinicus genome:
- a CDS encoding N-acyl-D-amino-acid deacylase family protein — MLDHLITRATLVDGTGAPARTADVGIRDGRVAVVAGPGTVTEGARTTEDATGLVLAPGFVDPHTHYDAQLFWDPYATPSLNHGVTTVAGGNCGFTLAPLNPDRPEDADYTRRMMSKVEGMSLVALEEGAPWDWHTFGEYLDALDGRIAVNAGFMVGHCALRRHVMGPAATGGRPTGEQLRQMTALLRDAMDAGAWGLSTTQSSTHTDGDGDPVASRHAEPAELVALSRAVGEHEGTQLEAIVAGCLDRFADEEIDLLVEMSAAAGRPLNWNVLTVDAAVPERVPRQLVPSERARRAGGRIVALTMPILTPMNMSLGTFCALNLIPGWGAVLGLPVPERIAELRDPDVRAEMLRRARSPEAGVFRRLADFDRYVIGDTYSAANDGLTGRVVADIAAERGEGAFQCLVEICANDSLRTVLWPMPADNDPASWALRAETWRHEDVLLGGSDAGAHLDRMCGAPYTTRFLGDCLRGRKLVPLEEAVRMLTDDPARLFGLRERGRVAEGHHADLVLFDPERIDAGPATLVHDLPGESPRLDSRAEGVVSVRVNGVEVIREDRVTGALPGRVLRSGRDTRTVSTK; from the coding sequence ATGCTCGACCACCTCATCACGCGCGCGACGCTCGTCGACGGCACCGGCGCCCCCGCCCGCACCGCCGACGTCGGCATCCGCGACGGCCGCGTCGCCGTCGTCGCCGGACCCGGCACCGTCACCGAGGGTGCCCGTACCACCGAGGACGCGACCGGACTGGTCCTCGCCCCCGGTTTCGTCGACCCGCACACGCACTACGACGCCCAGCTGTTCTGGGACCCGTACGCCACCCCGTCCCTGAACCACGGCGTGACCACGGTCGCCGGCGGCAACTGCGGGTTCACCCTCGCGCCGCTCAACCCCGACCGTCCCGAGGACGCCGACTACACGCGGCGGATGATGTCCAAGGTCGAGGGCATGTCCCTGGTCGCCCTCGAGGAGGGTGCGCCCTGGGACTGGCACACCTTCGGGGAGTACCTGGACGCGCTCGACGGCCGTATCGCCGTCAACGCCGGCTTCATGGTGGGCCACTGCGCCCTGCGCCGGCACGTCATGGGCCCGGCCGCGACCGGCGGCCGGCCCACCGGGGAGCAGCTCCGTCAGATGACCGCGCTCCTGCGGGACGCCATGGACGCCGGTGCCTGGGGACTGTCCACCACCCAGTCGTCCACCCACACCGACGGCGACGGCGACCCGGTCGCCTCCCGGCACGCGGAGCCCGCCGAACTCGTCGCGCTCTCCCGCGCCGTCGGCGAGCACGAGGGCACCCAGCTCGAGGCCATCGTCGCCGGGTGCCTCGACCGGTTCGCCGACGAGGAGATCGACCTGCTCGTCGAGATGAGCGCCGCCGCGGGCCGGCCGCTCAACTGGAACGTGCTCACCGTCGACGCCGCCGTCCCCGAGCGCGTCCCCCGCCAGCTCGTGCCGAGCGAACGGGCCCGCCGGGCCGGTGGCCGGATCGTCGCCCTCACCATGCCCATCCTCACCCCGATGAACATGTCCCTGGGCACCTTCTGCGCCCTCAACCTCATCCCCGGCTGGGGCGCCGTCCTCGGTCTGCCCGTCCCGGAGCGGATCGCCGAGCTCCGCGACCCGGACGTCCGCGCGGAGATGCTGCGCCGCGCCCGGTCACCGGAGGCGGGCGTCTTCCGCAGGCTCGCCGACTTCGACCGGTACGTCATCGGCGACACCTACTCCGCCGCGAACGACGGCCTCACCGGACGTGTCGTGGCCGACATCGCCGCGGAGCGCGGCGAGGGCGCCTTCCAGTGCCTGGTGGAGATCTGCGCCAACGACTCCCTTCGCACGGTCCTGTGGCCGATGCCCGCCGACAACGACCCGGCCAGCTGGGCGCTGCGGGCGGAGACCTGGCGGCACGAGGACGTCCTGCTCGGCGGCTCCGACGCGGGCGCGCACCTGGACCGGATGTGCGGGGCGCCGTACACGACCAGGTTCCTCGGCGACTGCCTGCGCGGCCGGAAGCTCGTGCCGCTGGAGGAGGCGGTGCGGATGCTGACCGACGATCCGGCGCGGCTGTTCGGGCTGCGCGAGCGGGGCCGGGTCGCCGAGGGCCACCACGCGGACCTGGTCCTGTTCGACCCGGAGCGGATCGACGCCGGACCGGCGACCCTCGTCCACGACCTGCCCGGCGAAAGCCCGCGGCTCGACTCGCGCGCGGAGGGAGTGGTGTCCGTGCGGGTCAACGGGGTCGAGGTCATCCGCGAGGACCGGGTGACCGGCGCCCTGCCGGGCCGGGTGCTGCGCTCGGGCCGCGACACCAGGACGGTGAGCACCAAGTGA
- a CDS encoding LLM class flavin-dependent oxidoreductase — MEFGLFVQGYVGKRAETDPLAEHRALMEETEYVIQADKSGFKYAWASEHHFLEEYSHLSANDVFLGYLAHATERIHLGSGIFNPLAQVNHPVKVAEKVAMLDHLSEGRHEFGSGRGAGSHEILGFLPGITDMNHTKEIWEETIAEFPKMWLQEEYQGFRGKHWSLPPRKVLPKPYGKSHPPMWYAAGSPPSYAMAARKGLGVLGFSVQKVSDMEWVLEQYKTAIREAEPIGDYVNDNVMVTSTAVCAPTHAEAVRTAAAGGLHYLQSLVFRYHDTFPRPEGFPVWPETLPEYDEELIELLIREELLICGDPDEVLAQCKRWEQAGADQLSFGLPIGISREDTLRTIRLVGEHVIPKIDTDPIHRTTRFREAA; from the coding sequence GTGGAATTCGGCCTCTTTGTTCAGGGTTACGTCGGCAAGCGCGCCGAGACCGACCCGCTCGCCGAGCACCGGGCGCTGATGGAGGAGACCGAGTACGTCATCCAGGCGGACAAGTCCGGCTTCAAGTACGCCTGGGCCTCGGAGCACCACTTCCTCGAGGAGTACTCGCACCTCTCCGCCAACGACGTCTTCCTCGGCTACCTCGCCCACGCCACCGAGCGCATCCATCTCGGCTCGGGCATCTTCAACCCGCTGGCCCAGGTCAACCACCCCGTCAAGGTCGCCGAGAAGGTCGCCATGCTCGACCACCTCAGCGAGGGCCGCCATGAGTTCGGCTCCGGGCGCGGGGCCGGCTCGCACGAGATCCTCGGCTTCCTCCCGGGCATCACCGACATGAACCACACCAAGGAGATATGGGAGGAGACCATCGCCGAGTTCCCCAAGATGTGGCTCCAGGAGGAGTACCAGGGCTTCCGGGGCAAGCACTGGTCCCTGCCCCCGCGCAAGGTGCTGCCCAAGCCCTACGGGAAGTCCCACCCGCCCATGTGGTACGCGGCCGGATCCCCGCCCTCCTACGCCATGGCGGCCCGCAAGGGGCTCGGGGTGCTGGGCTTCAGCGTCCAGAAGGTCTCCGACATGGAGTGGGTACTGGAGCAGTACAAGACCGCGATCCGCGAGGCCGAGCCCATCGGCGACTACGTCAACGACAACGTGATGGTGACCTCCACCGCCGTCTGCGCCCCCACCCACGCGGAGGCGGTGCGCACGGCGGCGGCCGGCGGTCTGCACTACCTGCAGTCACTGGTCTTCCGCTACCACGACACCTTCCCGCGGCCCGAGGGCTTCCCGGTGTGGCCCGAGACCCTGCCGGAGTACGACGAGGAACTCATCGAACTCCTCATCCGGGAGGAGCTGCTGATCTGCGGCGACCCGGACGAGGTGCTGGCGCAGTGCAAGCGGTGGGAGCAGGCGGGCGCGGACCAGTTGTCGTTCGGCCTGCCCATCGGGATCTCCAGGGAGGACACCCTCCGGACGATCCGCCTGGTCGGCGAACACGTCATCCCGAAGATCGACACCGATCCCATCCACCGTACGACGCGCTTCCGCGAGGCCGCGTGA
- a CDS encoding SDR family NAD(P)-dependent oxidoreductase has translation MGKLDGRVIIVTGAARGQGEAAARLFGAEGARVVLADVLDDRGEAVAEEVGGLYVHLDVGDEDEWAAAVAAARDAFGRVDGLVNNAGILRFNELVSTPLEEFQQIVRVNQVGVFLGIKTVAPEIAAAGGGTIVNTASYTALTGMSHVGAYAATKHAILGLTRVAAIELAARRIRVNAVCPGAVDTPMSNPDGADPEALDGLYRRLVPLGRVGRPEEVARLALFLSCDDSSYISGQPFVVDGGWLAGVNVSWHLI, from the coding sequence ATGGGGAAGCTGGACGGGCGCGTCATCATCGTCACGGGTGCGGCCCGGGGGCAGGGCGAGGCGGCGGCGCGGCTCTTCGGCGCGGAGGGTGCCCGGGTCGTCCTCGCGGACGTCCTCGACGACCGCGGCGAGGCGGTCGCCGAGGAGGTCGGGGGTCTGTACGTCCATCTCGACGTCGGCGACGAGGACGAGTGGGCCGCCGCCGTCGCGGCCGCCAGGGACGCCTTCGGCCGTGTCGACGGCCTGGTCAACAACGCGGGCATCCTGCGCTTCAACGAACTGGTCAGCACGCCCCTGGAGGAGTTCCAGCAGATCGTCCGAGTCAACCAGGTCGGCGTGTTCCTGGGGATCAAGACCGTCGCGCCGGAGATCGCGGCCGCGGGCGGCGGCACGATCGTCAACACCGCCTCGTACACGGCGCTCACGGGCATGTCGCACGTGGGCGCGTACGCCGCGACCAAGCACGCGATCCTCGGTCTGACCCGGGTGGCCGCCATCGAGCTCGCCGCGCGGCGGATCCGGGTCAACGCGGTGTGCCCGGGCGCGGTGGACACCCCGATGAGCAACCCGGACGGCGCGGACCCGGAGGCGCTGGACGGTCTGTACCGGCGGCTCGTGCCACTCGGGAGGGTCGGGCGGCCGGAGGAGGTCGCGCGGCTGGCGCTGTTCCTGTCCTGCGACGACTCCTCGTACATCTCCGGCCAGCCCTTCGTCGTCGACGGCGGCTGGCTGGCCGGTGTGAACGTCTCCTGGCACCTCATCTGA
- a CDS encoding LLM class F420-dependent oxidoreductase has translation MVVYGMQLPVQSQSTVFAECWEAAAGPDDLLAIARTADRAGFAYIAVCDHVAIPQRLAGAMSTVWYDPVATLSFLAAATERVRLLSHVAVVGLRHPLVTAKQYATLDHLSGGRLVLGVGAGHVREEFEALGADFASRGALLDETIDALRVALGPEEFPSFAGKRFAFEGLGQRPRPVQARVPVWVGGSSPAAVRRAALKGDGWLPQGDPRDRLPRQIARLRTLREKAGVEDPLVVGAITEPLYVGRAGWDTGRRTLTGEPEVLAESLREYGAMGVDQIQVRFRSRSRSELTDQMAAFAAEVAPRLGCEG, from the coding sequence ATGGTGGTGTACGGGATGCAGCTCCCGGTTCAGTCGCAGAGCACCGTCTTCGCCGAGTGCTGGGAGGCCGCCGCGGGCCCGGACGATCTGCTGGCGATCGCCCGCACCGCCGACCGGGCCGGCTTCGCCTACATCGCCGTCTGCGACCACGTCGCGATCCCGCAGCGCCTAGCCGGGGCCATGTCCACCGTCTGGTACGACCCCGTCGCCACGCTGTCCTTCCTGGCCGCGGCGACCGAGCGGGTGCGGCTGCTCAGCCATGTCGCGGTCGTCGGGCTGCGCCATCCGCTGGTAACCGCCAAGCAGTACGCGACCCTCGACCACCTGTCCGGTGGGCGGCTGGTCCTCGGGGTCGGCGCGGGGCATGTGCGCGAGGAGTTCGAGGCGCTCGGCGCCGACTTCGCGTCGCGCGGCGCCCTGCTCGACGAGACCATCGACGCGCTCAGGGTGGCGCTCGGACCGGAGGAGTTCCCGAGTTTCGCCGGGAAGCGGTTCGCCTTCGAGGGGCTCGGGCAGAGACCGCGGCCCGTCCAGGCCCGGGTGCCGGTGTGGGTCGGCGGTTCCTCGCCGGCCGCCGTGCGCCGGGCCGCCCTCAAAGGGGACGGCTGGCTGCCGCAGGGCGATCCACGCGACCGTCTGCCCCGGCAGATCGCCCGGCTGCGCACGCTGCGCGAGAAGGCCGGGGTCGAGGACCCGCTCGTGGTGGGGGCGATCACCGAGCCCCTGTACGTCGGCCGCGCCGGCTGGGACACCGGCCGGCGCACGCTGACCGGTGAGCCCGAGGTGCTCGCAGAGTCGCTGCGCGAGTACGGCGCCATGGGCGTGGACCAGATCCAGGTGCGGTTCCGCAGCCGGAGCCGCAGTGAACTCACCGACCAGATGGCGGCCTTCGCCGCCGAGGTGGCTCCGCGACTCGGATGTGAGGGGTAG
- a CDS encoding PaaI family thioesterase → MTLTPAEADKILADNFAPWVLDLGLTVVETGGLHAVLRLPWTGRLAREGGALSGQALMAAADTATVIAVSAARGGFVPMTTVQQSTAFQRAVTGADVLVDARISKLGRRMAFADITMTAHGADEPAARASTVYALLG, encoded by the coding sequence ATGACGCTCACTCCGGCCGAAGCCGACAAGATCCTCGCCGACAACTTCGCACCCTGGGTGCTCGACCTCGGTCTGACCGTCGTCGAGACGGGCGGGCTGCACGCCGTGCTCCGCCTGCCGTGGACCGGCCGGCTCGCCCGGGAGGGTGGAGCCCTGTCCGGCCAGGCGCTGATGGCGGCGGCCGACACGGCCACCGTGATCGCCGTGTCCGCGGCCCGGGGCGGCTTCGTCCCCATGACGACGGTCCAGCAGTCGACGGCCTTCCAGCGGGCGGTGACCGGCGCGGACGTACTCGTCGACGCCCGGATCTCCAAGCTGGGCAGGCGGATGGCTTTCGCCGACATCACGATGACGGCACACGGCGCCGACGAGCCCGCCGCCCGCGCCTCGACCGTCTACGCGCTGCTCGGCTAG
- a CDS encoding amidohydrolase family protein, with protein METFPEIISVDDHTVEPPGVWRDRLPSKYRDSGPRVVRAPLKEMTFLGGRFAPVMGAPGDEGPVGDWWVYGDLHRPLTRLDTAVGYDRDEIRLEVITYEQMRPGSYGVADRLADMDVNHVQSALCFPTFPRFCGQTFTEAKDRELGLLCVRAYNDWMVEEWCGPEARGRLIPLTLIPLWDAELAAAEVRRNAARGVRAVAFSEIPPHLGLPSVHTGAWDPFLAACDETGTVVAMHIGSSSRMPSTSADAPPAVGSTITFANCCFSMVDWLMSGKFERFPNLRVMYAEGQIGWIPYILERADVVWEENRGWGGVADKVRRPPSELFAEHVHGCFFDDAFGLRNLDAIGVGNVLYETDYPHSDSTWPRSREVGEAQMGHLPADVVERIVRGNAIELLGLTEDGLWAGP; from the coding sequence ATGGAGACCTTCCCGGAGATCATCTCGGTGGACGACCACACGGTGGAGCCCCCCGGCGTCTGGCGGGACCGGCTCCCGTCGAAGTACCGGGACAGCGGCCCCCGCGTCGTCCGTGCGCCGCTGAAGGAAATGACCTTCCTCGGCGGCAGGTTCGCACCCGTCATGGGCGCGCCGGGCGACGAGGGGCCGGTCGGGGACTGGTGGGTGTACGGGGACCTGCACCGTCCGCTGACCCGGCTCGACACCGCCGTCGGCTACGACCGCGACGAGATCAGGCTCGAGGTCATCACGTACGAGCAGATGCGGCCCGGCTCGTACGGAGTGGCGGACCGGCTGGCGGACATGGACGTCAACCACGTCCAGTCCGCGCTGTGCTTCCCCACGTTCCCGCGGTTCTGCGGACAGACGTTCACCGAGGCGAAGGACCGTGAGCTCGGGCTGCTCTGCGTGCGCGCCTACAACGACTGGATGGTGGAGGAGTGGTGCGGGCCCGAGGCGCGTGGCCGGCTGATCCCGCTCACCCTGATCCCGCTGTGGGACGCCGAGCTCGCCGCCGCCGAGGTGCGGCGGAACGCGGCCCGCGGGGTCCGGGCGGTGGCGTTCTCGGAGATACCCCCGCACCTCGGCCTGCCGTCCGTCCACACCGGCGCGTGGGACCCGTTCCTGGCGGCGTGCGACGAGACCGGGACGGTCGTGGCGATGCACATCGGCTCCTCCTCCCGGATGCCGTCGACGTCCGCCGACGCCCCGCCCGCCGTCGGCTCCACCATCACCTTCGCCAACTGCTGCTTCTCGATGGTCGACTGGCTGATGAGCGGCAAGTTCGAGCGCTTCCCGAACCTCCGGGTGATGTACGCCGAAGGCCAGATCGGCTGGATCCCCTACATCCTGGAGCGCGCGGACGTGGTGTGGGAGGAGAACCGCGGCTGGGGCGGCGTCGCGGACAAGGTGCGGCGGCCGCCGTCGGAGCTGTTCGCCGAGCACGTCCACGGCTGCTTCTTCGACGACGCCTTCGGCCTGCGGAACCTGGACGCGATCGGCGTCGGGAACGTCCTGTACGAGACGGACTACCCGCACTCGGACTCCACCTGGCCCAGGTCCCGCGAGGTGGGCGAGGCGCAGATGGGGCACCTGCCCGCCGACGTGGTGGAGCGGATCGTGCGCGGGAACGCGATCGAACTGCTGGGGCTGACGGAGGACGGGCTCTGGGCCGGGCCGTGA
- a CDS encoding AfsR/SARP family transcriptional regulator: protein MHREDEPSAQPDIPEPRTPGPADNDGQLRFSVLGPVRAWHRGQALPTGSPQQRALLAALLLREGRTATSAELIDAIWGEDPPSQALAAVRTYASRLRKILEPGVLISESGGYAVRIPAEALDLRVARDLVSEADKARAGGDRRQARALVGTSLGLWDGEPLASVPGPYAETERTRLEEWRLQLLETRLELDLDLGCHAEAVSELTALTAAHPLRERLRELLMLALYRSGRQAEALAVYADTRRLLADELGVDPRPELSALQQRILRADTELARPAEPAAPTAPQPARPAQLPATVPDFTGRASFVRELGHRLASAEGTVMAVSALAGIGGVGKTTLAVHVAHEAKPHFPDGQLYVDLQGAGARAAEPETVLGAFLRALGTADTAIPDTLDERAALFRSLLDGRRVLVLLDNARDAAQIRPLLPGTAGCAALVTSRVRMVDLAGAHLVDLDVMSPDEALQLFTRIVGDERVTAEREAALDVVAACGFLPLAIRIAASRLAARRTWTVSVLAAKLADERRRLDELQAGDLAVKATFELGYGQLEPAQARAFRLLGLADGPDISLTAAAAALGLPEHDAEDLLEALVDTSLLESAAPGRYRFHDLVRLYARACAERDEQPPAEREAALSRLLDFYLATTARVFALERPGDRLVDHLASTVYQGLAFTDRHEALDWLYREANSLLACARQSFVGTRLRRAVDLLWAAKDLAESGANSRQYESAALAARDAARAAGDAHAAGRVRTALTNVHLVAGRYEQADEEARSARELATRAHDPAPLYWADNDQGIAAAATGRYDEAEQHLVNAAARARLDGHLPGAASALCNLSRVHLFLGRTNEAIDLARQGVAIYDRLGLTVRLANGRYALGVALTEAGRTTEALEQLKAALRIFTQDRQRLWEGTTHFRIAQAHLKVRRPTQAAQHAEQALASGYMGGDRMRAGILTTLGEALADLGQSDRARACWREALAHHEQTGSREAERLRALLSPAAAA, encoded by the coding sequence ATGCACCGCGAGGACGAGCCCTCCGCACAGCCAGACATTCCGGAGCCGCGGACTCCGGGCCCGGCGGACAACGACGGGCAGCTCCGCTTCAGCGTGCTCGGCCCCGTCCGCGCCTGGCACCGCGGACAGGCCCTGCCCACCGGCTCACCCCAGCAGCGCGCCCTCCTGGCCGCGCTCCTCCTCCGCGAGGGCCGCACCGCCACCTCCGCCGAACTCATCGACGCCATCTGGGGCGAGGACCCGCCCTCCCAGGCCCTCGCCGCCGTACGCACCTACGCCTCGCGGCTGCGCAAGATCCTCGAACCCGGCGTCCTGATCAGCGAGTCCGGCGGCTACGCCGTCCGCATCCCCGCCGAGGCCCTCGACCTCCGCGTCGCCCGGGACCTCGTGTCGGAAGCCGACAAGGCCCGCGCCGGCGGCGACCGGCGCCAGGCCCGCGCCCTGGTCGGCACCTCCCTCGGCCTCTGGGACGGCGAACCCCTCGCCTCCGTCCCCGGCCCCTACGCCGAGACCGAGCGCACCCGCCTGGAGGAATGGCGCCTCCAGCTCCTCGAGACCCGCCTCGAACTCGACCTCGACCTCGGCTGCCACGCCGAAGCCGTCTCCGAACTCACCGCCCTCACCGCCGCCCACCCCCTGCGCGAGCGCCTGCGCGAACTCCTCATGCTCGCCCTCTACCGCAGCGGCCGCCAGGCCGAGGCACTCGCCGTCTACGCCGACACCCGGCGGCTCCTCGCCGACGAACTCGGCGTCGACCCCCGCCCCGAACTCTCCGCCCTCCAGCAGCGCATCCTGCGGGCCGACACCGAACTCGCCCGCCCCGCAGAACCGGCCGCACCCACCGCGCCCCAGCCCGCACGGCCCGCCCAGCTCCCCGCCACCGTGCCCGACTTCACCGGCCGCGCCTCCTTCGTCCGCGAACTCGGCCACCGCCTCGCCTCCGCCGAAGGCACCGTCATGGCCGTCTCCGCCCTCGCCGGCATCGGCGGCGTCGGCAAGACCACCCTCGCCGTCCACGTCGCACACGAGGCCAAGCCCCACTTCCCCGACGGCCAGCTCTACGTCGACCTCCAGGGCGCCGGCGCCCGCGCCGCCGAACCCGAAACCGTCCTCGGCGCCTTCCTCCGCGCCCTCGGCACCGCCGACACCGCCATCCCCGACACCCTCGACGAACGCGCCGCCCTCTTCCGCTCCCTCCTCGACGGCCGCCGCGTCCTCGTCCTCCTCGACAACGCCCGCGACGCCGCACAGATCCGGCCCCTGCTGCCCGGCACCGCCGGCTGCGCCGCCCTGGTCACCAGCCGCGTCCGCATGGTCGACCTCGCCGGAGCCCACCTGGTCGACCTCGACGTGATGTCACCCGACGAAGCCCTTCAGCTCTTCACCCGCATCGTCGGCGACGAACGCGTCACCGCCGAACGCGAAGCGGCCCTCGACGTCGTCGCCGCCTGCGGCTTCCTGCCCCTCGCCATCCGCATCGCCGCGTCCCGCCTCGCCGCACGCCGCACCTGGACCGTCTCCGTCCTCGCCGCCAAACTCGCCGACGAACGCCGGCGCCTCGACGAACTCCAGGCCGGCGACCTCGCCGTCAAGGCCACCTTCGAACTCGGCTACGGCCAGCTCGAACCCGCCCAGGCCCGCGCCTTCCGCCTGCTCGGACTCGCCGACGGCCCCGACATCTCCCTCACCGCCGCCGCGGCCGCCCTCGGACTCCCCGAACACGACGCCGAGGACCTCCTCGAAGCCCTCGTGGACACCTCGCTCCTCGAATCCGCCGCCCCCGGCCGCTACCGCTTCCACGACCTGGTCCGCCTCTACGCGCGTGCCTGCGCCGAACGCGACGAGCAGCCCCCGGCGGAACGCGAGGCGGCCCTCTCCCGCCTGCTGGACTTCTACCTCGCCACCACCGCCCGCGTGTTCGCCCTCGAACGCCCCGGCGACCGCCTCGTCGACCACCTCGCCTCCACCGTCTACCAGGGGCTGGCGTTCACCGACCGGCACGAGGCCCTCGACTGGCTCTACCGCGAGGCCAACAGCCTGCTGGCATGCGCCCGCCAGTCCTTCGTCGGCACCCGGCTGCGCCGGGCGGTGGACCTCCTGTGGGCGGCCAAGGACCTCGCCGAGTCCGGCGCCAACAGCAGGCAGTACGAATCCGCGGCCCTCGCCGCACGCGACGCCGCCCGTGCCGCGGGCGACGCCCACGCCGCGGGACGCGTGCGCACCGCCCTGACCAACGTCCACCTCGTCGCCGGGCGGTACGAGCAGGCCGACGAGGAGGCCCGCAGCGCCCGCGAACTCGCCACCCGGGCCCACGACCCGGCCCCCCTCTACTGGGCCGACAACGACCAGGGGATCGCCGCCGCCGCGACCGGCCGCTACGACGAAGCGGAACAGCACCTCGTCAACGCGGCAGCACGGGCCCGCCTCGACGGCCACCTCCCCGGCGCGGCAAGCGCTTTGTGCAACCTCTCCCGTGTCCACCTCTTCCTCGGACGCACCAACGAGGCCATCGACCTGGCCCGACAGGGCGTGGCGATCTACGACAGACTCGGACTCACCGTACGGCTCGCCAACGGACGGTACGCCCTCGGCGTCGCCCTCACCGAAGCCGGCCGCACCACCGAGGCCCTGGAACAGCTCAAGGCGGCCCTCCGCATCTTCACCCAGGACCGCCAGCGGCTATGGGAAGGGACGACACACTTCCGCATCGCCCAGGCCCATCTCAAGGTCCGCCGGCCGACCCAGGCGGCACAGCACGCCGAACAAGCCCTCGCCAGCGGCTACATGGGCGGTGACCGCATGCGCGCCGGCATCCTCACCACTCTCGGAGAAGCTCTCGCCGACCTGGGTCAGAGCGACCGCGCACGCGCCTGCTGGCGCGAGGCACTCGCCCACCACGAGCAGACCGGCTCCCGCGAAGCCGAACGGCTGCGAGCCCTCCTGTCACCCGCCGCAGCCGCCTGA